In Caproicibacterium amylolyticum, a genomic segment contains:
- a CDS encoding DUF3021 family protein — MMKRIIQEIFVITCCSYMGVTMLFVLFSNFNMTEPLSNEIALQILCMCFSTALGMLIADKIIDAVNIETLLPEILLRMGICYAIVFFEGVLFHMFPFGIHPLLGISPILLPVYFLTHFVTYHVNVECANEINQKIKSVNEKTKKH; from the coding sequence ATGATGAAGAGAATTATACAGGAAATTTTTGTAATCACCTGCTGCAGCTATATGGGTGTTACCATGCTGTTTGTGCTGTTTTCCAATTTCAACATGACGGAACCGCTTTCCAATGAAATAGCGCTGCAGATTTTATGTATGTGTTTCAGTACAGCGCTTGGTATGCTGATTGCAGATAAAATTATTGATGCGGTGAACATAGAAACGCTGCTGCCGGAGATACTGCTGCGTATGGGAATCTGCTATGCGATTGTTTTCTTTGAGGGTGTGCTGTTTCATATGTTTCCGTTTGGTATACATCCGTTGCTGGGCATTTCTCCGATTTTGCTGCCGGTTTATTTTTTGACGCACTTTGTAACGTATCATGTCAATGTTGAGTGTGCAAATGAGATTAACCAAAAAATTAAGAGCGTAAACGAAAAAACAAAGAAACATTAA
- the pdxT gene encoding pyridoxal 5'-phosphate synthase glutaminase subunit PdxT, translating to MKIGVFALQGAFAEHRTVLQRLGVASCEIRQRADLDGSCDGYILPGGESTVIGKLLHELNLQQPLEELIDRDIPVFGTCAGLLLLAKEVTGKEPTYLAKMDIEAKRNAYGRQLGSFAAKAPFAGIGEIPMVFIRAPYIVKTFGSAQALATLNGKIVAAKQGNLLVTAFHPELTDDTRVHAYFLDMVRRAAQIAS from the coding sequence ATGAAAATCGGTGTATTTGCACTGCAGGGTGCGTTCGCCGAACACCGCACCGTTTTGCAGCGGCTCGGTGTGGCTTCCTGCGAAATCCGGCAGCGTGCCGACTTGGACGGCTCCTGCGACGGTTACATTCTGCCCGGCGGGGAAAGCACGGTGATTGGCAAACTGCTGCACGAACTTAATTTGCAGCAGCCACTGGAAGAGCTGATTGACCGCGACATTCCGGTTTTCGGCACCTGTGCCGGTCTGCTGCTGCTCGCAAAGGAGGTTACAGGAAAGGAACCGACCTATTTAGCCAAAATGGACATTGAAGCAAAGCGCAATGCCTACGGCCGCCAGCTTGGCAGCTTTGCCGCGAAAGCGCCATTTGCAGGAATCGGTGAAATTCCAATGGTGTTCATTCGTGCGCCATACATTGTAAAAACCTTTGGAAGTGCGCAGGCTCTGGCGACGTTGAACGGCAAAATTGTTGCCGCAAAGCAGGGAAACCTGCTGGTGACCGCTTTTCACCCGGAACTCACGGATGATACGCGCGTACATGCCTACTTTTTGGATATGGTTCGCCGCGCGGCACAGATAGCTTCTTAA
- a CDS encoding LytTR family DNA-binding domain-containing protein: MKLIVEQSLDCTETEIHIRCGLMDERLKHLIEQVRLFSFSVMAEKDGASMPVVLEDIYYFDSVDNKTFLYVEKDVYRCDKKLYELESLLTGTSFVRISKNCIVNTAAVTSVRAQLSGRLEATLKNNEKVLVSKHYIKDFREKFE, encoded by the coding sequence GTGAAGCTGATTGTGGAGCAGTCTTTGGACTGCACGGAAACAGAAATACATATCCGGTGCGGGCTGATGGATGAACGACTAAAGCACCTAATTGAGCAGGTTCGGCTGTTTTCTTTTTCTGTAATGGCGGAGAAAGACGGCGCCAGCATGCCGGTCGTTCTGGAGGATATTTATTATTTTGATTCTGTGGACAACAAGACTTTCCTTTATGTGGAAAAGGATGTTTACCGCTGTGATAAAAAACTGTATGAACTGGAAAGCTTGCTTACAGGGACTTCCTTTGTGCGCATCAGCAAAAACTGCATTGTAAATACAGCAGCAGTGACTTCTGTACGAGCACAGTTGAGCGGACGTTTGGAAGCAACTTTGAAAAATAATGAGAAAGTGCTGGTTTCTAAGCACTACATTAAAGATTTCCGGGAAAAGTTTGAGTGA
- the pdxS gene encoding pyridoxal 5'-phosphate synthase lyase subunit PdxS has protein sequence MSERYELNKNLAQMLKGGVIMDVTTPEQAEIAEQAGACAVMALERIPADIRAAGGVSRMSDPKMIRGIQAAVSIPVMAKVRIGHFVEAQILQAIEIDYIDESEVLSPADDVYHIDKTKFEVPFVCGAKDLGEALRRIAEGASMIRTKGEPGTGDVVQAVRHMRKMNSEIRRIQNMRSDELYEAAKQLEVPYDLVRSVHDNGRLPVVNFAAGGVATPADAALMMQLGAEGVFVGSGIFKSGNPAKRAAAIVKAVTNYNDPALLAELSTDLGEAMVGINEQEIALLMAERGK, from the coding sequence ATGTCTGAAAGATATGAACTGAACAAGAACCTTGCGCAGATGCTCAAAGGCGGCGTCATCATGGACGTAACCACCCCGGAGCAGGCAGAAATTGCGGAGCAGGCTGGTGCCTGCGCGGTTATGGCGCTGGAACGTATTCCGGCGGATATTCGCGCGGCAGGCGGTGTTTCCCGCATGAGTGACCCCAAGATGATTCGCGGCATTCAGGCCGCAGTTTCCATTCCGGTCATGGCAAAAGTGCGTATTGGACATTTCGTGGAAGCCCAAATTTTACAGGCAATCGAAATCGATTACATTGACGAAAGCGAAGTACTTTCCCCCGCCGATGATGTCTATCACATTGACAAAACAAAATTTGAGGTGCCATTTGTCTGCGGCGCCAAAGACCTTGGTGAGGCTCTCCGCCGCATTGCAGAGGGTGCTTCCATGATTCGCACCAAAGGAGAGCCTGGCACCGGCGATGTTGTGCAAGCAGTACGCCACATGCGCAAAATGAACAGTGAAATCCGCCGCATCCAAAATATGCGTTCTGATGAGCTTTATGAAGCGGCAAAACAGCTGGAAGTACCCTACGACTTGGTTCGTTCTGTACACGATAACGGCCGCCTGCCGGTCGTGAACTTTGCGGCTGGCGGTGTCGCCACTCCCGCCGACGCAGCGCTGATGATGCAGCTCGGCGCAGAGGGTGTTTTTGTAGGCTCCGGTATTTTTAAATCCGGCAACCCCGCAAAGCGTGCCGCTGCCATTGTCAAAGCTGTTACCAACTACAACGACCCCGCTCTGCTGGCGGAACTTTCCACAGACCTTGGTGAAGCCATGGTTGGAATCAATGAGCAGGAAATTGCGCTGCTGATGGCGGAACGCGGCAAGTAA